TATTAGTCATATACTGGGtagtgtgtcaacgaggacgctggctcccAATGGAGATGAATtggagattccacatcggttgggtaagaaaactaaaaattctttataaggatgtagaaacttctccctaatataTGCGTTTTGAAACCATGAGGCAGTTGGCAATGCATAACaagctaaagcggacaatatctagtaacGATGACGATATAATTATGAGTAATTTTAGCTTAggttagaaaaaaataattagagtCAGAAAATTGTACTTAGTGCAAATAATTTGTCcaattttaacttaaatattCCCTCATAAATTTAGTTcaactaattttgttttatcatcATTGAATCGTCATTGAATTTTCAATAtgataaaaggaaaattaatgTTTGGTGCGTTAGGTAATTACTTCCTTAAATCCAAttgataattattatgaaataattCATACCTAATTAATAAAGCTTAGTGATactgaaaattaaaatgacaaaattaatgtataaatttcgaagtttatatttatttgatctcgtaatttcgaagaaaaaaaatttatttaaaaccaTTAAAGCACGTTTAGTTCATGAACTCTTAAAAGTATCTCTATTAATCAGATATGGTATAGAAACGAACggataattaaagaaaaaaatacactttttttctataatttaatcataaaaacttcaaagttAGGCGCGTTTAGATTTGGGTAATCTTTAATTTTCCTAACAAACATGTAAACAAAGACAAAATATGCTAAAAACATTCATGATAGTCAATATGGGACCTCACCACAGTCAATATGGGACCTCACCACTCATCAATGCACGGTGTTCTTCGACTCATCCTTACTTTGGATGGTGAAGATGTTATTGACTGTGAACCAATATTGGGTTATTTCCACAGAGGGACGGAAAAAATTGCAGAAAATCgaacaattatataatatcTACCTTATGTAACACGTTGGGATTATTTAGCTACTATATTTACAGAAGCAATAACTGTAAATGGTCAAGAACTGTTGAAGTGATTATATCTTAGAGGAATGTCGGATCATCAAGTACTGAATCCTAATTTCAGATCCCGATACAAATTTTAGACCTAGGACATTACAGTTGAAGTGGTAGGTAAGACAACCGAACCCAAATCCCAAATTCGAGTACTTAGCTCCAACCACATcgggttttttttaatccgAACCGATAAGTCAAACacgtttataattattattttttttcttggatttttacaataattatatataaaaatacatCTGAGCGGTGTGTATGTATGATGTCTTCCTTCCACAACTCCCCTCTGACTCCGCCATTAATGCCAAACAAAGAATTCATCTTTTcctcataataataattattttttatttttattttaaaatctctcaaaaaaaatggggaagaaattgaaaaagcTTCCAAATTTGGTCAAGAAATCTCCATGGCTATGGCGTTCCTGCACCCAATCAAGAACGCTCTCCTTTCGGATCTCAAACGACATCTTCAAAACCATCAACTCAGCCTACGAAGAAGACGACATGTCGGATGATGAACAAATCGAAGCATTACTTAGAGGGCTAAGCCTGAGGCAAGGAAACAGGCTGTTTTTGGAGCTGGAGGAGACCAATTCCAtaatggcggcggcggcgggggTGGCCGGAAACTGCCAGGTTCCGTTCAAGGAAAGTGTGGCTATGGCAATGGATTCAAAGGAGCCTTATTTGGAGTTCAAGACGTCAATGGAGGAGATGGTGGAAGCTCATGGGTTGAAGGATGATTGGAAAGGGTTGGAAATGCTTTTGAGTTGGTATTTGAAGGCTAATTCTAAAACAAATCATGGGTTTATTATTGGAGCTTTTGTGGATCTAATGGTGGGTTTTGGAGATTATTCTCCAAATTCTCCTTCAACTTCTTCATCAacttcttcatgttcttctcttttgtgttcttcaaattgtagtagtagttcttcttcttcgaccCATGTTCTTGCTCTTCCTTCTCTATCTTCCTTGTTTGAAGACGAGGAGGAAGAGATTGGAAAATGTGTtgaataagattttaattttatgtttcttcAGTTGAACTATCTTCAAGTTgatatctattaaattttttaaaattataaatggaGGATTAGTTAGGGTTTAGTTGTGCTTAAtaatgttgattttttttggtctTGGGCCGAGTGTTAAACATTTGATTGGATCAATTAAGAGGTAAAGGAGAATTTGATGAAGGGTTCCGACTAGTGTAGGAAGGTAACTTGAGGAGCGAGATCGAGATTGAGATTGAGATTGAGCGGTCCACGTCGAAAGAATTTAAGGGTTG
This sequence is a window from Cucurbita pepo subsp. pepo cultivar mu-cu-16 chromosome LG19, ASM280686v2, whole genome shotgun sequence. Protein-coding genes within it:
- the LOC111782014 gene encoding transcription repressor OFP13-like: MGKKLKKLPNLVKKSPWLWRSCTQSRTLSFRISNDIFKTINSAYEEDDMSDDEQIEALLRGLSLRQGNRLFLELEETNSIMAAAAGVAGNCQVPFKESVAMAMDSKEPYLEFKTSMEEMVEAHGLKDDWKGLEMLLSWYLKANSKTNHGFIIGAFVDLMVGFGDYSPNSPSTSSSTSSCSSLLCSSNCSSSSSSSTHVLALPSLSSLFEDEEEEIGKCVE